A window of the Desulfuromonas sp. genome harbors these coding sequences:
- a CDS encoding 4Fe-4S ferredoxin, translating to MKQAPPPFEDPAAWIRETVRDFVAGSPANTLGDDSGEPSWGPPLVGFSRGDDPLYAQFKSDIGPFLWTPLEAFEQGYPDGDAAAGDLAVISYVLPQTAATRADQRRESGVPSERWTRSRHFGEIFNEELRRHLAEVLKKAGIPAAAPALSPLFDYRMSDRLGLASNWSERHAAYASGLGTFGLSDGLITARGKAMRCGSVVARIAIAPTPRPYKTHTDWCLYYARGTCGVCISRCPVGAITREGHDKAGCFKYIRGVTAVHARKILGIDATPCGLCQVAIPCESRNPLETTPAPRPRATTDSP from the coding sequence ATGAAACAAGCGCCTCCACCATTTGAAGACCCGGCCGCCTGGATCAGGGAGACGGTTCGGGATTTCGTGGCAGGCAGCCCCGCCAACACCCTCGGAGACGACAGCGGAGAGCCGTCCTGGGGACCGCCCCTGGTCGGATTCTCCCGGGGAGACGACCCCCTTTACGCGCAGTTCAAGAGCGACATCGGCCCCTTCCTGTGGACCCCCCTGGAGGCCTTCGAGCAGGGCTATCCCGACGGGGACGCGGCGGCGGGCGACCTGGCGGTGATCAGCTACGTCCTTCCCCAGACCGCCGCGACCCGGGCCGACCAGCGCCGGGAATCCGGTGTCCCCTCCGAGCGCTGGACCCGCTCGCGCCATTTCGGCGAAATCTTCAACGAAGAGCTGCGGCGGCATCTGGCGGAAGTCCTCAAGAAAGCCGGCATCCCCGCCGCGGCCCCGGCCCTCTCACCCCTCTTCGACTACCGCATGTCCGACCGTCTCGGCCTGGCCTCCAACTGGTCGGAGCGCCACGCGGCCTACGCCTCGGGCCTGGGCACCTTCGGCCTCTCCGACGGCCTGATCACCGCACGGGGCAAGGCGATGCGCTGCGGATCGGTGGTGGCTCGCATCGCCATCGCCCCCACCCCCCGCCCCTACAAAACGCACACGGACTGGTGCCTGTACTACGCCCGGGGAACTTGCGGGGTCTGCATCAGCCGCTGTCCGGTCGGGGCGATCACCCGCGAAGGCCACGACAAGGCCGGGTGTTTCAAGTACATCCGCGGAGTGACGGCGGTCCATGCCCGGAAGATCCTCGGCATCGACGCCACCCCCTGCGGCCTGTGCCAGGTCGCCATCCCCTGCGAATCGCGCAACCCCCTGGAGACCACGCCTGCCCCCCGCCCGAGGGCCACCACTGACAGCCCCTAA
- the hisI gene encoding phosphoribosyl-AMP cyclohydrolase, translated as MINIDFDKMGGLIPAIIQDHENGEVLMVAFMDKKTLENTLRDGKTWFFSRTRQKYWMKGEESGNTQDVVEVLTDCDADTVVIKVKQNGPAACHTGNRSCFYVRWEDGQWVEHSNPLFDPDEVYKKK; from the coding sequence GTGATCAACATCGATTTCGACAAGATGGGCGGGCTGATCCCCGCCATCATCCAGGACCACGAAAACGGCGAAGTGCTGATGGTCGCCTTCATGGACAAGAAGACCCTCGAAAACACTCTGCGCGACGGCAAGACCTGGTTCTTCAGCCGCACCCGCCAAAAGTACTGGATGAAGGGCGAAGAGTCCGGAAACACCCAGGACGTGGTCGAGGTCCTCACCGACTGCGACGCCGACACGGTGGTCATCAAGGTCAAGCAGAACGGCCCCGCCGCCTGCCACACCGGCAACCGCAGCTGCTTCTACGTTCGCTGGGAGGACGGCCAGTGGGTTGAGCACAGCAACCCCCTCTTCGACCCCGACGAAGTCTACAAGAAAAAATAG